In the Ensifer adhaerens genome, one interval contains:
- a CDS encoding SulP family inorganic anion transporter, whose product MPFNLPRLPLLANLDGYRAGWLRNDISAGLAIAAVGLPSAIAYPAIAGLPAETGLYASITPLIAYALFGPSRQLIVGPDAATMTVLAAVLTTVFATPGTTVDRVTAAALLALIVGILCLIARLVRLGVLATFLSRPILTGFFAGISLSILVGQIKRFTGVSIESEGLISPVVELLRQAGSIHWPTLAFALACFALLQVARIYRSPIPGPVIVVFVAVLLSFLFDFEGRGMAVVGDIPQGLPSFTLPRLGNLPIDALLTGGAAIFLVSFGSGVITARSFATLGGYRVDPNRELTGFGAANFAAGLFGAFPVTASDSRTAVNFAVGGRSQIASLVAAATLMAVLLFLGNILRVLPIAALGAILAATALSLIDIEGLRRIWRVNRIEFVFALIALWGPIGLGVLTGVVIAIAATLIYLLLQTMYPHDAMLGRIPGRDGFYKLHRAPDARPVPGFGACMIQDSLLFYNADYVRARLTAIADELPPPAHWLVIDASAIPQIDSTAAEMLGDLAEELKARDIALGTAELHTDARALLERAGIIERIGPNMIFEGMEDALDAYEARYGESQVPKGEAVANSNAMGTAQNFETGETDGKTRRQEKE is encoded by the coding sequence CGCCGTTGGCCTGCCAAGCGCCATCGCCTACCCGGCCATAGCTGGACTGCCTGCCGAAACCGGCCTCTATGCCAGCATAACGCCGCTCATCGCCTACGCACTTTTCGGGCCGTCGCGCCAACTGATCGTTGGACCGGATGCTGCGACGATGACCGTGCTGGCCGCGGTTCTGACAACGGTTTTCGCTACGCCCGGCACCACGGTCGACCGCGTGACAGCCGCTGCGCTGCTGGCGCTGATCGTCGGTATCCTTTGCCTGATTGCCCGCCTCGTGCGGCTCGGTGTGTTGGCAACCTTTCTGTCACGTCCGATCCTGACCGGTTTCTTCGCCGGCATCTCCCTGTCCATCCTGGTTGGGCAGATCAAGCGGTTTACCGGCGTCAGCATCGAGTCCGAGGGTCTGATATCGCCGGTGGTCGAACTTCTGCGCCAAGCCGGTTCGATCCATTGGCCCACCCTGGCATTTGCCTTGGCCTGCTTCGCGCTCCTGCAAGTGGCCCGCATCTATCGATCGCCCATACCAGGACCGGTCATCGTCGTCTTCGTCGCCGTGCTGCTTTCCTTTCTCTTCGACTTCGAAGGGCGCGGCATGGCGGTTGTCGGCGACATACCGCAGGGGTTACCGTCGTTTACCCTGCCGCGCCTCGGGAACCTGCCGATTGACGCCCTACTGACGGGCGGAGCCGCCATCTTCCTCGTCAGTTTCGGCTCCGGTGTCATCACGGCGCGCAGTTTCGCGACGCTCGGTGGCTATCGTGTCGATCCAAATCGCGAACTGACAGGCTTCGGTGCAGCAAATTTCGCCGCCGGGCTGTTCGGGGCGTTTCCGGTGACCGCTTCGGATTCCCGTACCGCCGTGAACTTTGCTGTCGGTGGTAGATCGCAAATCGCAAGCCTGGTTGCCGCTGCGACCCTGATGGCCGTGCTCCTGTTTCTCGGCAACATTCTGCGCGTCCTGCCGATCGCAGCGCTCGGCGCTATCCTTGCGGCGACCGCACTCAGCCTGATCGACATCGAGGGCCTCAGGCGGATATGGCGCGTCAACCGGATCGAGTTCGTTTTTGCCCTGATCGCGCTCTGGGGGCCGATCGGCCTCGGCGTCTTGACCGGCGTGGTCATCGCGATTGCCGCGACACTGATCTATCTGCTGCTGCAGACCATGTATCCGCACGACGCGATGCTTGGCAGAATCCCCGGCCGGGACGGTTTCTACAAGCTGCATCGAGCACCGGACGCACGCCCGGTGCCGGGCTTTGGCGCCTGCATGATCCAGGACAGTCTGCTTTTCTACAACGCGGACTATGTGCGGGCGCGCTTGACGGCGATCGCCGACGAACTGCCGCCCCCTGCGCATTGGCTGGTCATCGATGCCAGTGCGATCCCGCAGATCGACAGCACCGCAGCCGAGATGCTCGGGGATCTCGCCGAGGAACTGAAGGCGCGCGACATTGCGCTCGGTACGGCGGAACTGCACACGGATGCCCGCGCCCTGCTTGAGCGAGCCGGCATCATCGAAAGAATCGGACCCAACATGATCTTCGAGGGCATGGAGGACGCGCTCGACGCTTACGAAGCCCGGTACGGCGAAAGCCAGGTACCGAAAGGGGAAGCTGTGGCGAACTCCAACGCCATGGGAACTGCACAAAACTTCGAAACGGGAGAGACAGATGGGAAAACACGAAGGCAAGAAAAAGAATAA